CTCTCTATGTAATAATTCGTAACAGCCAGAAAGCAATTTGCTAATATCGAAAGCGCCAGTGATGTCACTATTATTGACATCCCAGGACAACCACAAAAATAAACAACTGAAACAAAATATGCTTAACTGACGAGAGTGAATCTATCAAGCAGGTGGGTAAATAAATCTTGTAACGTTTCTCGCAACACCTCAAGTACCTTTTCCATTTTCAAGGAAGCAATGTGTTGAAAACGCTTGTTTTGAAGAAGAACCTCCCCATTGTCAAGAAAAAACACAAAAAATAGGTGTTCAAGAGATGAATCATCTTTGGTAAAGAATCCTGTTCTTTGTTCATAATCAAGAAGTTCTATATCTGCTTCAATGACAAATAGTCCACCAACTGCATCATCAATTTGATTCAGGTTGGTAAATCCACGCCGGTTAGGACGTTCACCTTTAATGCCCATTTGTCTCATAAGCTCATACAGTCGGTCTTTGAAATTTGAATCAGTGCCTAATGTCTCCCAATCCAAATTCTCGCTGAATATATATCTGAGACTACACCAAATCTCTTCTCTACCCACGATGATCTCCTTTGGTTAGTCGAATATTATCTTCACATTACGGATTTAGGTGATTAGCCAAATTTTCAGGATAGTCTGGTGACTAACTCTACAAAGGTGTTTTTGATTTGCTGTTAACAATAATTCTATTGAGGGAATATTGGGTTGGGAATATTATAACATAAGGTAGAAGTAGGGTCGAGTCAAATATTCTGCATCTAAAATTCTGCCATTTGACAGCATTTTTTTTCGCGCTAAAGTGTGAGTAGGGATGTCGCCCTGAATAAAAAACGGTAATGGAGTACACGTATGGTCAGTTCAACCGTAAAATCCGGCCAAAACTTGGATGCTGAATTGCGTCCTTCATCTAAATTGGTTGCTTTCCTCTTAATGTGCGCCGCTTTGGCCGTCAGTTTGATCGGCGATACCTGGCTGGGGGAGTCTGAATGGCAAAAAGTTTTGCTGTTTGGATTGTTGCTCTACTCTGCCGCCGGCGTTGTTTGGCTGTTAGACGAGTGGCGGCCCCAGGTTGGAGGGTGGGGGGCGGTTATGGCCCTGGTTGTTGTTAGTAATGTGGGGTTATTTTGGCTGGGTGTGCCCGGCTTTCTGACCTTGCTTACTATCCCTGTAGTGGTGGCAGCCGTGCTGCTTGGCCTCTTGGCGGCAACGATTACGGCGGTTGGGCAAACAGTAGTATTGTTACTGCTCTATTCTGCCGCCCCTTTTCCGGTGAATTTGCCCACAACCGTAACCATTCTCATTGGCGTCTGGTTTACCCTGGGCCTGGTGATTTATGTGTACCACTCTATGTATCAGATTGTCCAATGGTCCTGGGAACACTACCAACAGGCGCAAGATTCCCTGGAAGAAGCGCGCGATCGTAAAGTAGAACTGGAACAGGCTTTGGAGGCGCTGGCGCTGGCCAATCGAGAACTGGTTTTGCTCAACGAAAGGGTGGCTAACTTGCGCCTGCTGGCCGAAGAGGCCCAAAAGGCCAAAACCGCATTTGTGGCCAAAGTGAGTCACGAATTCCGCACGCCGTTGAATATGATCATTGGCTTGACCGACATCCTGATTGAAAAGCCCGAAGTTGTTTATGGCAATAAACTGCCCGCGCCCCTGTTAGAAGATTTGAAAATTGTGCATCGTAGTTGTGAGCACCTTTCCAGCATGGTCAACGATGTGTTGGACCTCAGCCAAACGGAACTGGGCCGCTTAACGCTGCATCGGGAGTGGGTTGACCTGGCGCAGGAAATAAACGCGGCGGTAACAGTTGTCCAGCCCCTCCTGGAAAAGAAGGACCTCAGTTTGCAACTTACCTTGCCCAACGGCCTGCCCCAAGTTTATTGTGATAGAACTCGCATCCGGCAAGTTATTCTGAATCTGGTGAGCAATGCGGCCCGGTATACGGATACAGGCGGCATTACTATCGGCGTGGTTCAACAGGGGCGTTTTGTAACGGTCAACGTGACCGATACCGGCTCGGGCATTGCGCCTGAAGACGCGCAGAAAATTTTTGATCCCTTTTTCCAGGTGCGGGACAACTTGTGGCGCGAGCAGGAAGGCAGCGGCCTTGGGTTGAGTATCAGTAAACAATTTGTTGAACGCCACGACGGGGAGATCTGGCTGGAAAGCAAACGGGGGGTAGGCAGCACGTTTGCTTTTAAGTTACCCATTTCGCCGGCTATGGGCCTGGCAGCCGGCCCGGCTCGCTGGGTGGATGATGATTGGGTTTTTCGGGAGCGAACGTCTTGGCCCAAAGTATCCCCTTCACCTTACAAACAGCGGGTGGTGCTCTGCGATGAAACCGGCGACCTCTATCCCCTATTCACCACGTATGCCGATGATATTGAGTTTGTTGACGCCCAAAACTTGTCTCAGACCAGACAGGAATTGCAGGAGTGTCCGGCGCATGCCGTCATTCTCAACTCTATTTCCCCTAACCATTTGAAAATAATGGTGGAGCAGGCCAGACAGGAGATACCTGATACGCCCATTATCGGCTGTTCTTTACCTCCCCGGGCAGATCATGCCCTTAAATCCGGCGCAATAGGTCGTTTGATTAAACCGGTGCGGCAAAGTAACCTGGAGGAGGCTATTCAAAAAATTGATTCACCCGTGAAACGGGTGTTGGTGGTAGATGACGCCCCTGATGTTGTGCAGCTTTTTAGCCGAATGTTACACATTTATGACGATACGCTGGAAATTATTACGGCCGCGGATGGTAAAGAAGCATTACACCAGTTACGCGCCCACCTGCCCGACCTGGTGCTGTTAGACATTATCTTACCTGATGTGGATGGTTGGCAGGTTTTGGCCAATAAAGCCCAAGATGAGGCCATCAAAGATATTCCCGTAATTGTGGTATCGGCTGAAGATTTAGTGGAACAAACCAAAAGTGAGGTTTTATTGGCCACTATGGGGGCGGGCTTATCGGTTAGCCAGGTGTTGCGTTGTTCGCTCCAGCTTTCAGAACTTCTCTTCGAGCCTGGTTGAGCGCCTGGTCCAGCGCCTCAATGAACTGCCGGGAGCGAACCGGTTTTTGCAAATAAAGCGTTGCGCCCAGAGTCAGAGCCATTTCTTCTCCCCGCACCACCGAGCACACGATCACGGGAATCGGCCTGGTGTCAGGATGTTCATGTAAGTGGGTTAATAATTCCCACCCATCAATCCCCGGCAACATCACATCGAGCACAATGATATCAGGAGACGAGTGGGCAATGGTTTCAAACAGGCGTTGACCTTCGGCCAGGTGGATAATTTCATACCGGGTGCCGGCCACATAACGGCGATAAAAGTGAACCAGGTCTGTGTTATCGTCTACCACCAGAACCGTGATTTTTGAAGCTGAAGGAATCTTTATCTCAAAGGTAATTTGCTGCCCGGTCACTTGAGTCTCAAATAAACCACTTTGAGTGGCTAAAGCTTCCTGGATGAAGTCGCTGTGAGGTGGTTCTGTTGTGGCGGCGGGAAAGCCGGTGATCGTGATATTAATGTATTCCCCTGCTTCTTGCGCCTTAATGATAATTTCCCCGGCTAACATGGACTGCACTAACTTGCCTACGGCTCTGATCAGAATTTGCCGTAAAACCGAGGTGTGGGCGGTAGTCATCAGAGGGAACTCTGGCAAAGTTACCTTCAAGCTAACGTTATGTTTTGAGGTTAAAGCCTGGCCTACCTCTACCGCCCCATAAACAATTTCTCTGGTGTCCGTCACCAGCCCTGGCGCGCTTTCCTGTAATGAAGCTAATTCCTTTTTCAACTGGATATGCCACTCGTTTGTGTCTGATAACTGCGTTTCGGTTTCGGGAAAACTGCCGCGGGCCGGGGCTGCTGCGCCCCGGTTTTCTTCCCAAAGTCGCTGGGCCAGCAGGTGGATGGCTTGCTGTTGGACGCGGCGTAGGGTCCGTGAGGTGATGCCAACACACTTGGCCGCTTCCTCCTGGGTAAGACTCTGCAAATACCGGCAGGATAACACCTCGTAGATAAGGCGAATGCGGGCATTAGGCGGCACATTGGGCGAGGGTTTCAGGCTTTCAATTTCTTGAATAAGGCGAGCTTGCAGTGATTGGACGCCGGGCTGGGGGTCGCTGCCTATAATTTCTACCAGCGAGGGGTGGGGTTGATAAGTGGGATCGTAAAGATGCACCAGGGCATCACGCAAATATTGTTCAAAGTTGGCAAAGACACTCATTGTCCTAATTGTGTCCTTATTGATTCCTAATATTGGCCGAGCAAAACCCTTGTTTGTGCCCCTTCAGGTCTAGTATACTTGGGGTGATTTGATAGCGATAATCGCCTGATAACCGTCATCCTATCATGTCAAAGCTATATCGTCAAACCGGCCTCTATGATGTCATCCCCGCTTTTGTAAATATGTCATCTTGTCCTTGTTGTGTGTTTGCGTTTCAAAAAGTGGGGATACCGTGGTGGCCATAGTTAGAGAGGCTGTTCTAAATTTTTGGTATGAGACCGCAGAGGTCGCCAATGTTCCATCAGGCGAAGCCTCTGCGGTCTGCCAAGCATTTGGGGTATGCCTATAGAAAGGAGAAAAACTTAATCTAAAGAGAGAGAAGGAGAGTACACCATTCCACGTTCAGTCCCAAATCCTGTCCTGAGCAAAGTGAAGGGATTAGTTTGAGGCCAAACAGAGTTTGATTCAAATTTTAAGTTTGGACCCAAACCTGGTTTGGGGACGAAGGCAAAGTTTTTGCTAATTTTGCCAAAACCAAATTTTTGGGCCTGGCCCAAAGCTAAAACAATATCAAAGGAGATGAAAAATGAAAAAGCTGAGTCGTCGTGATTTCTTGCGGATGGGTACGCTGACCACAGCCGGTGTTGTGGCGGCGGCCTGTGGCGGCCAACAAGCCCCGGCTCCGGCAGAACAGCCGGCGGAAGCCCCCGCAGAAAAAGAGGAAATGAAAGAAGAGGAGCCAGCCAGTGCTCCTGAAGAGGCTGCGGAAGGGGTTACCATTCAGTACTGGCCTTCATGGGGTAATTTTGCCGAGGTTTGGGATGTTCTCAGAGAGACGGATGAATTCAAGGAAGCTATTGGTAATAACACCCTTGAGGTCAAAACCGGCTCACCATACGAAGCCATTCTGACCGCTGTTGCTGCCGGCACACCCCCGGATGCCGTTTCAAATTACCAGTATCTGGATTTAATGGCCCGCGGCGTATTGGCTCCTATTGATGATTTGGTAGCCGCCAGCTCTATTGTTAAAAAGGAAAATTATTTGGAAGGTAACTGGAACGATGGTTTCTATCAGGGAGTAATGTATGGCGTTCCGGCGATTGAATGTTTCTTGCGGTATGGCCTCAACTACAACGCCCAAATGGTGGAAGAGGCCGGGCTTGATCCTGACAGCCCGCCCGTTACCTGGGACGATTGTTTGACCTGGCATAATGCCCTGACCAAGTTTGATGATGCCGGCAATATGCTGCAAATTGGCCTCGACCCTTATGATGCTATGGGTGGGCAGATTGGGATTCAAGACGGTTTCTATCCCCCGGTTTCGTGGGGCTGGAAATGGTTTGATGCCGATACCGGCAAATTCGATTTGGACAACGCGATGATGATAGAGTCCCTTGAGGTTATGGGTGAGTTTTACAAGATTGTCGGCCCGGATAATATGGCCTCTATGCGGGCCACCGAGGGACAAGGCGGCTGGGGCGGCTCGTTCAACACCAAAGTGCAGGCGATGATCATTGAAGGATACTGGCATCCCGGTGAAACCGTGATCCAACAACCCGATGTCGGTGAACAGAATCGCGCCTCGTGGGCGCCGGTACCCGCAAGTCGCAAGGGTGTGAAGGTACAAGGCACCGGCGGGCACTATGTCATCTTTTTCAAAGAAGCCCCGAATACCGAACAAATGTTCAAGGTGGCCGAGTTCTTGAACACCAATACAGCCTGTGATATTATCTTCAAGAATGTAGGCTGGTTGCCGGCGTTGAAACCATACCTCAGTACTGTGGATCCAGCAGCATTTCCTGGCCTAAAATTCTACTTTGACAGTGTGGAGCAAGCCGGTGAGTGGTCTTCGCCGGCCCGTTGCCAGATCACGGCGTACGTTAGCCAGCAATACCAGGAGTTGCGGGAAAAAGTTTATCGAGACGAGATGACCGCGGCCGACGCAGCGGCAGAGTTCCAGAAACGCTGCGAGGATGAATACAAAGCCCAGGGCTTTAGCTGATCCAGGCGCGGCCGGTTGCATGAGGATGGAGCAA
This region of Anaerolineae bacterium genomic DNA includes:
- a CDS encoding response regulator, which produces MSVFANFEQYLRDALVHLYDPTYQPHPSLVEIIGSDPQPGVQSLQARLIQEIESLKPSPNVPPNARIRLIYEVLSCRYLQSLTQEEAAKCVGITSRTLRRVQQQAIHLLAQRLWEENRGAAAPARGSFPETETQLSDTNEWHIQLKKELASLQESAPGLVTDTREIVYGAVEVGQALTSKHNVSLKVTLPEFPLMTTAHTSVLRQILIRAVGKLVQSMLAGEIIIKAQEAGEYINITITGFPAATTEPPHSDFIQEALATQSGLFETQVTGQQITFEIKIPSASKITVLVVDDNTDLVHFYRRYVAGTRYEIIHLAEGQRLFETIAHSSPDIIVLDVMLPGIDGWELLTHLHEHPDTRPIPVIVCSVVRGEEMALTLGATLYLQKPVRSRQFIEALDQALNQARREVLKAGANNATPG
- a CDS encoding hybrid sensor histidine kinase/response regulator; the protein is MVSSTVKSGQNLDAELRPSSKLVAFLLMCAALAVSLIGDTWLGESEWQKVLLFGLLLYSAAGVVWLLDEWRPQVGGWGAVMALVVVSNVGLFWLGVPGFLTLLTIPVVVAAVLLGLLAATITAVGQTVVLLLLYSAAPFPVNLPTTVTILIGVWFTLGLVIYVYHSMYQIVQWSWEHYQQAQDSLEEARDRKVELEQALEALALANRELVLLNERVANLRLLAEEAQKAKTAFVAKVSHEFRTPLNMIIGLTDILIEKPEVVYGNKLPAPLLEDLKIVHRSCEHLSSMVNDVLDLSQTELGRLTLHREWVDLAQEINAAVTVVQPLLEKKDLSLQLTLPNGLPQVYCDRTRIRQVILNLVSNAARYTDTGGITIGVVQQGRFVTVNVTDTGSGIAPEDAQKIFDPFFQVRDNLWREQEGSGLGLSISKQFVERHDGEIWLESKRGVGSTFAFKLPISPAMGLAAGPARWVDDDWVFRERTSWPKVSPSPYKQRVVLCDETGDLYPLFTTYADDIEFVDAQNLSQTRQELQECPAHAVILNSISPNHLKIMVEQARQEIPDTPIIGCSLPPRADHALKSGAIGRLIKPVRQSNLEEAIQKIDSPVKRVLVVDDAPDVVQLFSRMLHIYDDTLEIITAADGKEALHQLRAHLPDLVLLDIILPDVDGWQVLANKAQDEAIKDIPVIVVSAEDLVEQTKSEVLLATMGAGLSVSQVLRCSLQLSELLFEPG
- a CDS encoding extracellular solute-binding protein yields the protein MKKLSRRDFLRMGTLTTAGVVAAACGGQQAPAPAEQPAEAPAEKEEMKEEEPASAPEEAAEGVTIQYWPSWGNFAEVWDVLRETDEFKEAIGNNTLEVKTGSPYEAILTAVAAGTPPDAVSNYQYLDLMARGVLAPIDDLVAASSIVKKENYLEGNWNDGFYQGVMYGVPAIECFLRYGLNYNAQMVEEAGLDPDSPPVTWDDCLTWHNALTKFDDAGNMLQIGLDPYDAMGGQIGIQDGFYPPVSWGWKWFDADTGKFDLDNAMMIESLEVMGEFYKIVGPDNMASMRATEGQGGWGGSFNTKVQAMIIEGYWHPGETVIQQPDVGEQNRASWAPVPASRKGVKVQGTGGHYVIFFKEAPNTEQMFKVAEFLNTNTACDIIFKNVGWLPALKPYLSTVDPAAFPGLKFYFDSVEQAGEWSSPARCQITAYVSQQYQELREKVYRDEMTAADAAAEFQKRCEDEYKAQGFS